A window of the Isosphaera pallida ATCC 43644 genome harbors these coding sequences:
- a CDS encoding protein kinase domain-containing protein encodes MAVVNLGAAAVHDPQLTVEFVRNPSANSGSPRLAQGRDPRGWDSEAPVEGVLPLDTGSNSLAFCPRIEQAALGLSSTSASGSLVHVSEAESTRLGGYRLIRELGRGGMGIVYEAEDLRTGRRVALKRLNGDVSPDDPAMARFRREGRLASAIEHPRCVFVLAAEEDHGRPYIVMELMPGTTLKDRVEREGPLGPEDAVEAMLDVLEGLRAAHRLGVIHRDVKPSNCFVESNGRVKVGDFGLSVPLNREGRVTRTNAFVGTPLYSSPEQVKREDLDERSDIYSAGATLFFLLTGRAPFEMEDAAAVVARIVSEDAPRLREIRPDLPRGLERIVARCLERTRERRFRDVGELRAHLLRYATARLATAPATPRFLAFLIDLSVPALLGLAFLITLPILSVVHPSMNFLVSRFTMLSDTTLWAGFLGLTAAWLILGESILGTTPGKNCFGIRVVSMNGAGTLPGTQVVTRVILFTVIALSPSLAVVALGGLGGLLDPILMFLALVPPQLLLWSRARRDRTFRGWHEILSGTRTVAPPSPRMTLARLKARISTRRETAPLLHPIPQEGLPDQIGPYRIKGALAWSEMRMILLGVDPNLQREVWVVCRRGTESPTTPPARRNLARSIRTRWLTAGLDGQLAWDAYLAPRGTPLNRLIAERTTLTWAEARHLLERLALEYQRASLEDTLPPEVSVNQVWILPDGTVQLVDYALEEGAAVLESPRTRHGPAVPSTHASPNDSAPSLRDHAATDSGILERNETRFLKFLGDVVRLALDGHLPNAAESSTQPLIASPDQGIKAAVPTHAHAMLERLPGAGSGRVAPYQKLNELVADLERTREAPTSSGRLQRGLLAWGFAALKTLLILVILNAWDQLGELGRLGLVLVPILWETWGRGGLLAGFLGARLVRSYNRPLSRRFALVRALAFWMPALFLLGFARVATIGLIDAHLGEFLQTTALLLPWIYAVPALFNPGGLLHDRLLGVQIVPNE; translated from the coding sequence GTGGCAGTGGTGAATTTGGGAGCTGCCGCCGTTCATGATCCCCAACTCACGGTCGAGTTCGTAAGGAATCCGTCCGCCAATTCTGGCTCGCCCCGCCTGGCGCAGGGACGGGATCCCCGGGGTTGGGATTCGGAAGCTCCAGTCGAAGGCGTACTCCCTCTCGACACGGGCAGCAATAGCCTGGCGTTTTGTCCGCGTATTGAACAAGCGGCGTTGGGTCTTTCCTCAACCAGCGCGTCGGGGAGTTTGGTCCACGTCAGCGAGGCCGAATCGACGCGACTGGGTGGCTACCGCCTGATTCGGGAGTTAGGCCGCGGCGGCATGGGAATCGTCTACGAGGCCGAGGACCTGCGCACCGGTCGTCGGGTGGCGCTGAAGCGTCTTAACGGCGATGTGAGTCCAGACGATCCGGCGATGGCTCGGTTCCGCCGCGAGGGACGGCTCGCCAGCGCCATTGAACATCCCCGCTGCGTCTTTGTGCTAGCCGCCGAGGAGGATCATGGCCGCCCCTACATTGTCATGGAGCTAATGCCCGGCACTACCCTCAAAGACCGCGTCGAACGCGAGGGACCGCTCGGCCCTGAAGACGCTGTCGAGGCGATGCTCGACGTTCTAGAGGGACTGCGAGCCGCGCACCGTCTGGGCGTGATTCATCGGGATGTCAAACCCTCCAATTGCTTCGTGGAATCCAATGGCCGGGTCAAAGTGGGCGACTTCGGTCTGAGCGTGCCGCTGAACCGGGAAGGACGGGTCACCCGCACCAACGCCTTCGTTGGCACGCCGCTTTACTCGTCGCCCGAACAGGTCAAACGCGAGGATTTGGACGAACGATCCGACATCTATTCGGCGGGCGCGACCCTGTTTTTCCTGCTAACCGGACGCGCGCCATTCGAGATGGAGGACGCCGCGGCCGTGGTCGCTCGGATCGTTTCCGAGGACGCGCCTCGGTTGCGCGAGATCCGGCCAGACTTGCCCCGAGGTCTGGAACGCATCGTCGCCCGCTGCCTAGAACGGACTCGTGAGCGGCGCTTCCGCGACGTGGGTGAACTGCGGGCGCACCTGCTGCGCTACGCGACCGCCCGCCTCGCCACTGCGCCAGCCACGCCGCGGTTCCTCGCCTTTCTGATCGATCTAAGCGTCCCGGCCCTGCTGGGGCTAGCTTTCCTAATCACGTTGCCCATCCTGTCGGTTGTTCACCCGAGCATGAACTTTCTGGTTTCCCGGTTCACCATGCTCAGCGACACCACGCTTTGGGCCGGGTTTCTGGGTCTGACGGCGGCTTGGTTGATCCTGGGGGAGTCGATCCTGGGAACGACGCCGGGGAAAAACTGCTTCGGCATTCGCGTGGTGTCGATGAACGGAGCGGGAACGCTGCCGGGAACGCAGGTGGTGACGCGGGTGATTCTCTTCACCGTGATCGCCCTGTCGCCCAGCTTGGCGGTGGTGGCCCTGGGGGGACTCGGGGGCTTGTTGGATCCGATCTTGATGTTCCTGGCGCTGGTGCCGCCGCAACTGCTGCTGTGGTCACGGGCGAGACGGGATCGCACATTCCGAGGCTGGCACGAAATCCTTAGCGGAACCCGGACCGTCGCCCCACCCTCGCCGCGGATGACCTTGGCTCGCTTGAAAGCGCGGATTTCGACCCGGCGGGAAACCGCGCCCCTCTTGCATCCCATCCCACAGGAGGGTCTTCCCGACCAAATCGGACCTTATCGGATCAAAGGAGCGCTGGCCTGGTCAGAGATGCGGATGATTCTTCTCGGGGTCGATCCCAACCTTCAGCGCGAGGTTTGGGTAGTGTGCCGTCGGGGTACAGAGTCCCCGACCACCCCGCCAGCCCGTCGCAATCTGGCGCGTTCGATTCGTACCCGTTGGCTCACTGCTGGCCTGGATGGTCAGCTCGCCTGGGACGCCTACCTCGCGCCCCGAGGCACGCCGTTGAATCGCCTGATCGCGGAACGAACCACCCTCACTTGGGCCGAGGCGCGCCACCTTTTGGAACGGCTCGCCTTGGAATATCAACGGGCTTCACTGGAAGACACGCTGCCGCCGGAGGTCTCGGTCAATCAGGTCTGGATCCTGCCCGACGGGACGGTTCAACTGGTCGATTACGCTTTGGAGGAGGGAGCGGCCGTTCTGGAGTCACCCCGAACTCGCCACGGTCCCGCCGTCCCCTCAACACACGCCTCTCCCAACGACTCCGCCCCCTCCCTCCGCGACCACGCCGCCACCGACTCGGGAATCCTCGAACGCAACGAAACCCGATTTTTGAAGTTCCTCGGTGACGTGGTTCGACTGGCGTTGGACGGTCATCTCCCCAACGCCGCCGAATCATCCACCCAACCCCTCATCGCTAGCCCCGACCAGGGGATCAAAGCCGCCGTTCCGACCCATGCCCACGCGATGCTCGAACGGTTGCCGGGAGCCGGCTCGGGACGAGTCGCCCCTTATCAAAAACTCAACGAGCTGGTGGCTGATCTGGAACGCACCCGCGAGGCTCCCACCAGTTCGGGACGCCTGCAACGCGGGTTGCTGGCCTGGGGATTCGCCGCCTTGAAAACCCTCTTGATCCTGGTGATCCTCAACGCCTGGGATCAACTGGGCGAACTGGGACGTCTTGGGCTGGTGCTGGTGCCGATCCTCTGGGAAACCTGGGGACGCGGAGGTCTTCTCGCCGGTTTTCTCGGCGCGCGGCTGGTTCGCTCGTACAACCGACCTTTGAGCCGTCGATTCGCGTTAGTCCGTGCTTTGGCGTTTTGGATGCCCGCCCTCTTTCTTTTGGGGTTCGCCCGCGTCGCCACGATCGGGCTGATCGACGCGCACCTCGGCGAATTCCTTCAAACAACCGCCTTATTGCTGCCCTGGATCTACGCGGTGCCCGCTTTGTTCAATCCCGGCGGTCTGTTGCATGACCGATTGCTCGGGGTCCAAATCGTTCCAAATGAGTGA
- a CDS encoding HPF/RaiA family ribosome-associated protein codes for MIIQVNTDNHTDGGAQLIDEVKSVVSDALERFGERITRVEVQISDENSHKGGDNDKRCVMEARLAGHQPVSVTHRGATVDQAVEGAAHKLQQMLTKLLDRLNDPKGRTSYAGEQMI; via the coding sequence ATGATTATCCAAGTCAATACCGACAACCACACCGACGGCGGCGCGCAACTGATCGACGAGGTCAAGTCGGTCGTCTCCGACGCCCTGGAACGCTTCGGCGAACGGATCACCCGCGTCGAAGTGCAAATCTCCGATGAGAACAGCCACAAAGGGGGCGACAACGACAAGCGGTGCGTCATGGAGGCGCGGTTGGCGGGTCATCAGCCGGTATCGGTGACGCATCGCGGCGCGACGGTCGATCAAGCCGTGGAAGGGGCGGCCCACAAGCTCCAGCAAATGCTCACTAAGCTGCTGGATCGGCTCAACGACCCCAAGGGCCGCACCTCCTACGCGGGCGAACAGATGATCTGA
- a CDS encoding HEAT repeat domain-containing protein: MKLTLRSLLGWLDDMLSPADTVTISQQVRSNPSVKELAERIKKVTRMRRLTVPEDDGPQGVDPNLVAMYLENELSPEAVVEFERKCLASDVLLAEIASVHQIMSLVGQKAKVPADAKYRLDLLIKGQDTPRGGATRTPTDTGVVVERLPRRDQEEADADLEVIAEENAGAAGSRWNPILVGVGGLLALAGMILIAQRESLRSVAMLMAPPTAPNLAAAGLDNVARGDGIVRNADGSRAFPVAAPMGSGEGGGVRLPADAKARTPEKPSTPTTPTTPMDPAAVSPPAVAATEEPQAASGEPKADPIDAKEADTPKLLGGNRPAVGGLRLVESTGFVFRRLAPNRLEPIAANSLLVPNVTHISLEPSIQRLDLSGVEVRVWGGAEWSVVTVNPTLVRLKLNDGRLALVGPAPVRSFEIDLQGLTLKLSLAPGSVVGIERLGLGAVAAVISVAEGEVEVTTAPGKIETLSPMSNPVGRLTTGSPTLSPLEEPVAGWVSQTQLEPADRELVARLVILVDPNDLTRSLVVALDDPSPPLRAAAVHNLGLVGLDDLVVETLDKPDDPLERREAIITLRRLMARSLERRHRIIEELRSRFADQTDLMVRLLDGSIPAAPRERVAFLNAAVEGLAPTQPLGLRELALDVLMSVFQRDAMGYEPDNPSDRAIVQWRALINQR, translated from the coding sequence ATGAAACTGACGTTGCGATCTCTGCTGGGTTGGCTTGACGATATGCTTTCGCCGGCCGACACCGTGACCATCTCCCAACAAGTGCGGTCCAATCCCTCAGTCAAGGAGCTTGCCGAGCGCATCAAAAAAGTCACCCGCATGCGTCGGTTGACCGTGCCGGAGGATGACGGTCCTCAAGGAGTTGACCCCAACCTGGTAGCGATGTACCTGGAGAATGAACTGTCGCCCGAGGCGGTGGTCGAGTTTGAACGCAAGTGTTTGGCCTCCGACGTGCTGCTTGCTGAGATCGCCAGTGTTCATCAGATCATGAGTTTGGTAGGTCAGAAGGCCAAGGTGCCGGCTGACGCCAAGTATCGGCTCGATCTGCTCATCAAGGGACAGGACACACCCCGCGGCGGGGCCACCCGCACCCCGACCGACACCGGGGTGGTGGTTGAGCGTCTTCCGCGTCGCGACCAGGAGGAGGCGGACGCCGACCTTGAGGTGATCGCGGAGGAAAATGCCGGTGCCGCGGGGTCACGCTGGAATCCGATTCTGGTGGGAGTGGGTGGATTGTTGGCGTTGGCTGGCATGATCCTCATTGCCCAACGCGAGTCGCTGCGTTCGGTGGCGATGTTGATGGCTCCGCCCACCGCGCCGAATTTGGCCGCAGCAGGGTTGGACAACGTCGCGCGGGGCGACGGCATCGTGCGCAACGCCGATGGCAGTCGAGCCTTCCCAGTTGCGGCACCGATGGGAAGTGGCGAGGGAGGCGGTGTTCGTCTCCCCGCGGACGCCAAGGCACGGACCCCTGAGAAGCCTTCGACTCCAACGACTCCAACGACTCCAATGGATCCCGCCGCCGTGTCTCCCCCCGCGGTGGCCGCCACCGAAGAACCTCAAGCCGCCTCTGGTGAGCCGAAAGCCGATCCGATCGACGCGAAGGAAGCGGATACCCCCAAGCTATTGGGGGGGAATCGTCCCGCGGTCGGCGGTTTGCGGCTGGTCGAATCGACTGGGTTCGTGTTTCGGCGACTCGCGCCCAATCGTCTGGAACCAATCGCGGCCAACTCCCTATTGGTTCCCAACGTCACCCACATCAGTCTCGAACCTTCGATCCAACGTTTGGATCTCTCCGGTGTCGAGGTGAGGGTTTGGGGGGGGGCCGAATGGTCGGTCGTCACTGTCAATCCCACACTGGTTCGCCTCAAACTGAACGATGGACGGCTCGCGCTGGTTGGACCCGCCCCGGTTCGCTCCTTCGAGATTGACCTGCAAGGGTTGACTCTCAAGCTGTCCCTCGCCCCCGGTTCGGTGGTGGGGATCGAGCGTTTGGGACTGGGGGCCGTCGCCGCGGTGATCTCGGTAGCCGAAGGCGAGGTTGAAGTGACCACTGCCCCCGGCAAGATTGAAACCCTCTCCCCGATGTCTAACCCGGTGGGACGTTTGACCACCGGTTCGCCCACCTTGTCCCCACTCGAGGAGCCGGTGGCCGGATGGGTCTCCCAGACCCAGCTGGAACCGGCCGATCGGGAACTCGTGGCCCGTCTGGTCATCCTCGTTGATCCCAACGACCTGACGCGCTCCCTCGTGGTTGCCCTGGACGACCCCTCGCCCCCTCTTCGAGCCGCGGCGGTTCACAACCTGGGCTTGGTCGGCCTGGATGATTTGGTCGTCGAGACCCTCGACAAGCCCGACGATCCTCTAGAACGCCGCGAAGCGATCATCACCCTGCGACGCCTCATGGCACGGTCCCTGGAGCGCCGTCATCGGATCATCGAGGAACTCCGCTCCCGTTTCGCCGATCAAACCGACCTGATGGTTCGGTTGCTCGACGGCAGTATCCCCGCCGCCCCTCGTGAACGTGTTGCGTTCTTAAACGCCGCCGTCGAGGGACTGGCACCCACCCAACCCCTGGGTCTTCGGGAGCTGGCGCTTGATGTCCTCATGAGCGTCTTTCAGCGCGACGCGATGGGATACGAACCGGACAACCCCAGCGATCGGGCGATTGTCCAGTGGCGAGCGCTGATCAATCAGCGTTGA
- a CDS encoding carbohydrate-binding protein — protein MFLTELELRQLLALWFVAPYGNDNAAGSLAAPFATIQRAADFAQPGDTVFIRAGTYRETVTLPRSGTPDNPIVFRPYNNERVIISGADVVTAPFAAVPGQPYYAAAGVEGWTSALGQADQVFVNGRMINWAQTPNTGLDPSRPNVWTIPQGGVTAPVGVGGTLYEFTITDPARLNHPNGHFVGSHVQVIMNGLAGVSGTVVASGSNSITVRYDANGTPGSYTTPKVGDRYRLSGTLPHLDAPGEWFRDPNTNTLYLRTPTDSDPNAETIEIKRRDYAFLINTHSDIVIRDLEIFAATISTETAGGNLRQFQTSPSRRVVLQGINAKYVSHFVDQSKFLFSQWSNTSGIILSGADHVLRDSVIHYSAGNGVSVFGQRNLVTNNVILDTNYRKIEGGAISTGFGNTQNLDHTITFNTIVNTGHAGILIRSLTSSNPANPAQVAYNDVSRYVLQGHDMGGIYTWNNDGNGTRIHHNTVHDASTFGYGFGSPSIYIDDGSRNYVLDHNVVWNADRPKINSNTNNIRIYNNTIVDPTGGLAFGSNPTHIDIRNNIIPAGIIGSPSGTISHNLINQDPLFVNALAAHFQLQAGSPAVDAGATIPPYTDGSVGAPDLGAYERGTTPFQTGATIPSPLPATPTNLTATPSPGSPTRVLLNWSDNANQERSYIIERATRAGSHGAFVEIARVPANTTSFIDPAPPGGPVFYRVRADESHYSNIATLTLPRLAQSILPASSFNAQSGGLSVFGTAVGNTSPGSWLRFDNIDFGAPGAVTGFSAHLATPSSNNQITVRLDDPVNGPIISNLTTTSTGGFNNAQTQSAPANGPGGTRTIYVVFSQFGTANLHWIRFTGGLSTTTPDAPANLAATPDGPTQVNLTWNDVAGETNYLLERSLDYDLFVQVAVIDPDVTQFTDLDLSPDTTYFYRLRAVNPGGVSAPSNVVRVRTSPLPAPEPPTVEAIVINNGAVQRSRVTEIRVEFSTAILFDPGAFVVRNLTTNQNAGVVVSASLVNGKTRVILTFNGAATEFGSLADGSYRLTIDATKIREAVSGHNVAMAEDRQETFHRLFGDTDGDRDVDNSDLRILRLALAGAYVAWLDSDDDGDLDSNDVARFRANLGRRL, from the coding sequence ATGTTCCTAACCGAATTGGAGCTCCGTCAACTGCTGGCCTTGTGGTTTGTCGCGCCCTATGGCAACGATAACGCTGCCGGCAGTTTGGCCGCGCCGTTCGCCACCATTCAGCGTGCTGCCGATTTCGCCCAGCCGGGCGACACGGTCTTCATCCGGGCGGGAACCTATCGGGAGACCGTCACCCTGCCGCGCTCCGGTACCCCGGACAATCCCATCGTGTTCCGTCCCTACAATAACGAACGAGTGATCATCAGCGGGGCCGACGTTGTGACCGCGCCGTTTGCGGCGGTCCCCGGCCAACCCTACTACGCCGCGGCCGGCGTGGAGGGCTGGACCAGCGCGTTGGGTCAGGCCGATCAGGTCTTCGTCAACGGTCGGATGATCAACTGGGCGCAAACCCCCAACACCGGGCTGGATCCGTCGCGGCCCAACGTCTGGACGATTCCCCAAGGTGGCGTCACCGCACCAGTGGGCGTTGGCGGGACGCTCTACGAGTTCACCATCACCGACCCGGCTCGGCTCAATCATCCCAACGGTCACTTCGTCGGCTCGCACGTCCAGGTTATTATGAATGGGTTGGCGGGCGTTTCCGGCACGGTGGTCGCCAGCGGCTCCAACTCGATCACGGTGCGCTACGACGCCAACGGCACGCCAGGAAGCTATACCACCCCCAAGGTCGGCGACCGCTACCGCCTCTCGGGAACCCTACCGCATCTGGACGCCCCCGGGGAATGGTTCCGCGACCCCAACACCAATACCTTGTACCTGCGCACCCCCACCGACTCTGATCCCAACGCCGAAACCATCGAGATCAAGCGACGCGATTACGCCTTCCTGATCAACACCCACAGCGACATCGTGATCCGCGATCTGGAGATCTTCGCAGCCACCATCTCCACCGAAACGGCCGGAGGCAACCTCCGGCAATTTCAAACCAGTCCCTCCCGGCGAGTGGTTCTCCAGGGGATTAATGCCAAATATGTCAGTCATTTCGTTGATCAATCCAAATTTCTTTTCAGTCAATGGTCCAACACCTCGGGAATCATCCTTTCCGGGGCTGACCATGTGCTGCGCGACAGTGTGATTCACTATTCCGCCGGCAACGGGGTAAGCGTCTTCGGCCAGCGCAACCTGGTCACCAACAATGTGATCCTCGACACCAACTACCGCAAGATCGAAGGCGGCGCGATCAGCACCGGATTTGGAAACACGCAAAACCTCGACCACACGATCACCTTCAACACCATCGTCAACACCGGACACGCCGGCATCCTGATTCGGTCGCTGACCAGTTCCAACCCAGCCAATCCAGCTCAAGTCGCCTACAACGACGTGTCGCGATACGTGCTTCAGGGCCACGACATGGGCGGCATCTACACTTGGAACAACGACGGCAACGGCACCCGCATCCACCACAACACAGTTCACGACGCCTCCACCTTTGGCTACGGCTTCGGCTCGCCTTCGATCTACATCGACGACGGGTCGCGTAACTACGTTCTGGACCACAACGTGGTCTGGAACGCCGATCGTCCCAAGATCAACTCCAACACCAACAACATCCGCATCTACAACAACACGATCGTTGACCCCACCGGCGGCTTGGCCTTCGGCTCCAACCCCACTCACATTGATATCCGCAACAACATCATTCCCGCCGGAATCATCGGCTCCCCCTCGGGAACGATCTCCCACAACCTCATCAACCAAGATCCCCTCTTCGTCAACGCCTTGGCCGCCCACTTCCAACTGCAAGCCGGGTCGCCCGCGGTTGACGCCGGCGCAACGATCCCTCCTTACACCGATGGATCGGTCGGCGCGCCCGATCTCGGAGCTTACGAGCGCGGAACGACCCCGTTCCAAACCGGCGCGACGATCCCCTCGCCTTTGCCCGCAACCCCCACGAACTTGACCGCCACGCCCAGCCCCGGTTCCCCCACCCGCGTTCTCTTGAATTGGTCCGACAACGCCAATCAGGAACGCTCCTACATCATCGAACGTGCCACCCGCGCTGGATCGCACGGCGCGTTCGTGGAAATCGCCCGCGTTCCCGCCAACACGACCAGCTTCATCGACCCCGCACCTCCTGGCGGCCCGGTCTTCTATCGCGTTAGGGCCGATGAGTCGCACTACTCCAACATCGCCACCCTCACCCTCCCCCGCCTGGCTCAGTCGATCCTTCCGGCTTCCAGTTTCAACGCTCAAAGCGGTGGTCTCTCGGTATTCGGAACCGCGGTTGGCAACACCTCGCCGGGATCGTGGTTGCGGTTCGACAACATCGACTTTGGCGCGCCCGGCGCGGTCACCGGATTCTCGGCCCATCTGGCCACTCCGTCCTCGAACAATCAAATCACCGTGCGGCTCGACGACCCGGTGAACGGTCCCATCATCTCGAACCTGACGACCACCTCTACCGGCGGCTTCAACAACGCTCAAACCCAGAGCGCCCCGGCCAATGGACCGGGCGGGACGAGGACGATTTACGTCGTCTTCTCCCAGTTCGGAACCGCCAACCTCCATTGGATCCGCTTCACCGGCGGCCTCTCCACCACCACTCCTGACGCCCCCGCCAACCTCGCCGCGACCCCCGATGGTCCCACCCAGGTCAACCTCACCTGGAACGACGTGGCGGGCGAAACCAACTACCTGCTCGAACGCTCGTTGGATTACGATTTGTTTGTCCAAGTCGCCGTCATTGATCCCGACGTCACCCAATTTACCGACCTCGACTTGAGTCCCGACACCACCTATTTCTATCGCCTCCGCGCTGTCAATCCCGGCGGCGTTTCGGCTCCCTCCAACGTCGTTCGGGTCCGAACCAGCCCCCTGCCAGCCCCCGAGCCGCCCACGGTCGAGGCGATCGTTATCAACAACGGCGCGGTCCAGCGGTCCCGCGTGACCGAAATCCGGGTCGAGTTCTCCACGGCGATCCTGTTCGATCCCGGAGCCTTCGTAGTCCGCAACCTGACGACCAACCAAAACGCCGGAGTCGTCGTCTCTGCCTCGTTGGTCAACGGCAAAACCCGCGTCATTTTGACTTTCAACGGGGCCGCCACCGAGTTCGGCAGCCTGGCCGACGGGTCGTATCGCCTCACCATCGACGCCACCAAAATTCGTGAGGCGGTCAGCGGTCACAATGTGGCAATGGCCGAGGATCGCCAGGAAACCTTCCACCGCCTCTTCGGCGACACCGACGGCGACCGCGACGTGGACAACTCCGACCTCCGCATCCTCCGCTTGGCGCTGGCGGGAGCCTACGTGGCTTGGCTCGATTCCGACGACGATGGCGACCTCGATTCCAACGACGTCGCCCGCTTCCGCGCTAACTTGGGCCGTCGGTTGTAA
- the typA gene encoding translational GTPase TypA, which translates to MIRRDDLRNIAIIAHVDHGKTTLVDAMLRQSGQFRASQLQGEQILDSNALERERGITILAKNIAIQYGGTKINVIDTPGHADFGGEVERTLGLADGALLLVDAFEGPMPQTKFVLRKAFERKLKPIVVINKIDRPDARPDEVLNEIFDTFIELGANEEQADFPYIFASGKAGFASHDPQAREGTIQPLLDLILRHVPGPEVNPDGPFKLLVTSLDFSEYVGRIAIGRIHSGSVKRGTKLAIVKAGGVIANGAADQVLVFDKLGRVEVESASAGEIVAIVGVPAIDIGDTVTVPDDPTPLPRIEVDEPTLSMNFRVNDGPLVGEGQFLTTRHLKERLDRELISNVALRVEPSDERDAFRVSGRGLLHLSVLIETMRREGYELTVGKPEVILKRIDGVLHEPYEYLVVDVPQGQMGPVMELVGARRGEMVKMDVKGAYAHLEFTIPARGLLGLRTRLLSATQGEAILHHNFHGYQPMKGEIPRRVNGVMVSMVRGQAVAYALDHLQQRGTMFVSPGDEVYEGMIIAENARSEDLLVNPCKEKKLTNIRAAGSDKNILLKPPRQLTLEIALEYIESDELVEVTPSKIRLRKRHLTEQGRRRSERGDKSMVVAG; encoded by the coding sequence ATGATCCGACGCGACGACCTCCGCAATATCGCCATCATCGCCCACGTTGACCACGGCAAGACCACCTTGGTTGACGCCATGCTCCGCCAAAGCGGTCAATTCCGCGCCAGTCAGCTTCAGGGTGAGCAGATCCTTGACTCCAACGCCCTGGAACGCGAACGCGGTATCACCATTTTGGCCAAGAACATTGCAATTCAATACGGCGGCACCAAGATCAACGTCATCGACACCCCCGGCCACGCCGATTTCGGCGGCGAGGTCGAACGTACCCTCGGCCTGGCCGACGGGGCGCTGCTGCTGGTCGACGCCTTCGAGGGGCCGATGCCTCAGACCAAGTTCGTGTTACGCAAAGCGTTCGAACGCAAACTCAAGCCGATCGTGGTCATCAACAAGATCGACCGGCCCGACGCGCGGCCCGACGAGGTCCTCAACGAAATCTTCGACACCTTCATTGAACTAGGGGCCAACGAGGAGCAAGCCGATTTCCCCTACATTTTCGCCTCGGGCAAAGCGGGCTTCGCCTCGCACGATCCCCAGGCCCGCGAAGGAACGATCCAACCACTGCTCGATTTAATTCTGCGCCACGTACCCGGTCCTGAAGTCAACCCCGACGGCCCGTTCAAGTTGTTGGTTACATCGCTGGACTTCTCCGAATATGTAGGCCGGATCGCCATTGGACGGATTCACTCCGGTTCGGTCAAGCGTGGGACCAAGCTGGCGATCGTCAAGGCCGGCGGCGTGATCGCCAACGGCGCGGCCGACCAGGTGTTGGTGTTTGACAAACTGGGCCGGGTCGAAGTCGAGTCCGCCTCGGCCGGCGAGATCGTGGCGATCGTGGGGGTGCCCGCCATCGACATTGGCGACACCGTGACGGTGCCAGACGATCCCACTCCCCTGCCCCGCATCGAGGTAGACGAGCCGACGCTGAGCATGAACTTCCGGGTCAATGATGGTCCGCTGGTGGGTGAGGGTCAATTTTTGACCACCCGCCACCTCAAGGAACGTCTGGACCGCGAGTTGATCTCGAATGTCGCACTGCGGGTCGAACCTTCCGACGAACGGGACGCCTTCCGGGTCTCGGGCCGCGGTTTGCTTCACCTCTCGGTCCTCATCGAAACCATGAGACGCGAAGGTTACGAACTGACCGTCGGCAAGCCCGAAGTGATCCTCAAGCGGATCGACGGGGTGCTTCACGAACCCTACGAGTATCTCGTCGTCGATGTGCCGCAGGGCCAAATGGGCCCGGTGATGGAACTGGTCGGCGCGCGGCGGGGCGAGATGGTCAAAATGGATGTCAAAGGAGCCTACGCCCACCTCGAATTCACCATTCCCGCCAGGGGGCTGCTCGGGTTGCGCACTCGCTTGCTGAGCGCCACCCAGGGCGAGGCGATCCTACACCATAATTTTCATGGCTATCAGCCGATGAAAGGCGAGATTCCCCGTCGGGTCAACGGCGTGATGGTCAGCATGGTCCGCGGACAAGCGGTCGCCTATGCGTTAGATCATCTCCAACAGCGCGGCACCATGTTCGTCTCTCCCGGCGACGAAGTCTACGAGGGCATGATCATCGCCGAGAACGCGCGGTCGGAGGATCTTTTGGTCAATCCCTGCAAGGAAAAGAAGCTGACCAACATCCGGGCCGCTGGATCTGACAAGAATATCTTGCTCAAGCCGCCTCGCCAACTGACCCTGGAAATCGCGCTGGAATACATCGAGTCGGACGAACTGGTGGAAGTGACGCCCTCGAAGATCCGTTTGCGCAAACGTCATCTCACCGAACAAGGTCGCCGTCGTTCCGAACGGGGTGACAAGTCAATGGTCGTGGCGGGCTGA